The window ACATAAAAATTAAACGTTTTATTTTCACAATAATTTATTGCTGTTTCAAGAGGAATTTTAAAATTTTGATAGGTGTCACCAATTTTAACTGAATAACCAATCTTCTGAATAGTGCCTGCTGATTTTTCAACACAAATAATATTGCCCTCTGTAGGCATAATTTTCCTTGTTTTTATATGGGTAATCTTTGAAATTTAAATGCCTTAGCAATTTTAGGAACAAGACAATTCTTATTTTAACCTATTACTTACACAATAGAGTGAGGAAGCCAAGGAAGCTGGCAGATTGTAGAGGTGTTAGCCTCGTTAACTTAATTACTCGCGCTTCCAGCTCCTACACCAACGAATCAACTTGTTGAATCGCCTCATAGGTGCTATTAATTTAGGTGGAGTACTGCATTCCATACTTTAAGCCGTGGGTCACTATCTCCCTATAACAACGAACCGACTCAGCCTGCTGGCGATCGCTCATCAGTGCCCACCCTAACTATTGCTCCGTCACCATTACATTAACTCAGGCATTGCCGTATTGGGTTTCAAGAGCGGCTTTGCCTATGGAATGAGCCAATCGAGTAAAAGCGATTGAGGCTCTCAAGATAGGGCGAGTTTAAGGATTTTGTCATGCTCATAACGTCTTCTAACTCAGATGACGGAATTGCTCAAGCCGTTGAACACCGTCGAAATTTTGCAATTATTTCCCACCCCGACGCTGGAAAAACAACGCTAACGGAAAAGCTGCTGCTCTACAGAGGAGCCATTGTTCAAGAATCAGCGAAATTTGGAGCAGGGGTGCCTGCCCCACAACCTTTATGGGGAAACTTATTGAACCACAGCTTCTTCCACAGCATCACTCGGAGTTGCTAATTCTAATTCTTCCCCCTCGGTGGAGGGCAAAACCCGAACACGGGCAAATTTTAAACCCGTTATCCCTTGTAGTGGTTCAACCGTACCCGATTGGATTTCTGTATCCACCCAGCCTTCACGAGCCAGGTAACGCAGGTATTGTTGATATTCTGACCACTCTTCTTCGGTGGAATAAACCAAAGTCACCATTCCCGGTTGAGTGATGCGAGTACGAGATTCTTCATCCACCGCTTTATCAATTCGCTTTTTCACGATTTCATAGCGGATGTCCCGTGTTCCTCGCACTTCAAACAGTTTTTCGGTATTTTCATCATGGATAATATCCACCGTCTGGTCTTGCACTAAAGCCAGGTGGGTGACTTCCATTTGGGTATTGTAGAGGGTTTGAAACTTGAACGCGGTTCGAGCACAGTCACAAACGGCACGTAGCTGTTCGTAGCGTAGACTCCGCAGATGATAGATGGAAAATTTGGAGTCGATGGATTCCCCCACATAAATCATGTGATTGATGCCGTCTGTGGACTCCACATCACAGTAATGGGAAATGATTTGTTGC of the Allocoleopsis franciscana PCC 7113 genome contains:
- a CDS encoding DUF3892 domain-containing protein; this encodes MPTEGNIICVEKSAGTIQKIGYSVKIGDTYQNFKIPLETAINYCENKTFNFYVKKLGSKVYVNIVRQKDGSCYLRTVADDKTINNLGELDDCRKFQTFDIAN